From Puntigrus tetrazona isolate hp1 chromosome 8, ASM1883169v1, whole genome shotgun sequence, the proteins below share one genomic window:
- the fam78bb gene encoding protein FAM78B, producing the protein MGCLQSVACKPRIKRENIVVYDVSATIDQCPTVIEENSPIVLRYKTPYFKASARIVMPPIPRNEAWMVGWIQACTQMEFYNTYGDLGMSSWELPELREGLVKAISDSDGVSYPWYGNTTETVTLSGPTSKPSRFTVSMNDNFYPSVTWAVPVSESNVPLLTRIKRDQSFTTWLVALNMATQEKILLQTVKWRMKVDIAVDPSKPLGSRARLTGRMHQDQPKVLTHMELIPPNAMGKPNANDAQVLMWRPKRGPPLVVIPSK; encoded by the exons ATGGGTTGCCTTCAGAGCGTCGCCTGCAAACCCCGAATTAAACGCGAGAACATCGTTGTTTATGATGTGTCCGCTACTATTGACCAGTGCCCCACAGTGATCGAGGAGAATTCACCCATAGTGCTCCGCTACAAAACTCCGTACTTCAAGGCCTCCGCTCGGATAGTAATGCCGCCGATCCCTCGAAATGAGGCTTGGATGGTGGGTTGGATTCAAGCATGCACTCAAATGGAATTCTACAACACCTATGGAGACCTCGGCAT GTCAAGCTGGGAGCTGCCAGAGTTACGAGAAGGACTGGTGAAGGCCATCAGTGATTCAGACGGCGTGAGTTACCCGTGGTACGGAAACACGACTGAAACTGTGACTCTCTCCGGCCCCACGTCCAAACCTTCACGATTTACTGTCAGCATGAACGATAACTTCTACCCCAGCGTTACATGGGCCGTACCGGTGAGCGAGAGCAATGTGCCTTTGCTCACGCGGATCAAACGCGACCAGAGCTTTACCACATGGCTGGTAGCTTTGAATATGGCCACACAGGAGAAGATCCTCCTGCAGACTGTGAAGTGGAGAATGAAAGTGGACATCGCTGTGGACCCCTCTAAGCCATTGGGCTCTAGAGCAAGACTCACTGGCCGGATGCACCAGGACCAGCCCAAGGTGTTGACCCATATGGAGCTGATCCCTCCTAACGCTATGGGTAAACCCAATGCTAATGACGCACAAGTGCTCATGTGGAGACCTAAGCGAGGTCCACCATTAGTGGTGATTCCCTCCAAGTAG
- the slc35a3a gene encoding solute carrier family 35 member A3a, whose protein sequence is MASAKLKYLSLGILVFQTTSLVLTMRYSRTLQGDGPRYLASSAVVVAEFLKILSCVGLVFKDHSYSARALSSILRQEILHKPIETLKLAIPSGIYTLQNNLLYVALSNLDAATYQVTYQLKILTTALFSVSMLGRRLGVYQWLSLLILMAGIALVQWPADSPSDPQKEQLTAGSQFVGLVAVLVACCSSGFAGVYFEKILKESKQSVWVRNIQLGMFGLVFGIFGMLAYDGDRVQEHGMFQGYNTLTWIVVALQALGGLVIAAVIKYADNILKGFATSLSIILSTFISYFWLEDFEPTSVFFLGTVLVIMATFLYGYESKPAPNPSRA, encoded by the exons ATGGCATCAGCCAAGCTGAAGTACCTCTCTCTGGGGATTCTGGTCTTCCAGACCACATCCCTGGTGCTCACCATGCGTTACTCGCGCACCTTGCAGGGTGATGGACCCCGTTACCTGGCCTCGTCTGCTGTGGTGGTGGCAGAGTTCCTTAAGATCCTCAGCTGTGTGGGGCTCGTCTTCAAAGATCATA GTTACAGCGCCCGAGCGCTGAGCAGTATTTTGAGACAGGAGATTCTACACAAGCCTATAGAGACTCTGAAGCTGGCGATTCCTTCAGGGATCTACACGCTACAAAATAACCTTCTCTATGTGGCACTCTCCAACCTTGATGCGGCTACCTACCAG GTGACATACCAGTTGAAAATCCTGACCACAGCACTGTTTTCGGTTTCTATGCTGGGCCGCAGGCTCGGGGTGTACCAGTGGTTGTCTCTGCTAATTCTTATGGCCGGCATTGCACTTGTACAA TGGCCTGCAGACTCCCCGTCAGACCCTCAGAAAGAACAGCTGACTGCAGGCTCACAGTTTGTAGGGCTGGTGGCCGTGTTGGTAGCCTGTTGTTCTAGCGGGTTTGCTGGTGTCTACTTTGAGAAGATCCTTAAAGAGTCTAAGCAGAGTGTTTGGGTCCGAAACATCCAGCTTG GCATGTTTGGCCTGGTTTTTGGGATCTTCGGGATGTTGGCCTATGATGGTGACCGAGTCCAAGAACACGGAATGTTTCAGGGCTACAACACGCTGACTTGGATTGTGGTTGCCCTCCAG GCTCTTGGAGGGCTTGTGATAGCTGCTGTCATCAAGTATGCTGACAACATACTGAAGGGCTTTGCTACATCGCTCTCAATTATCCTCtccacatttatttcatatttctggCTTGAGGATTTTGAGCCTACCAg TGTGTTCTTCTTAGGCACAGTATTGGTCATAATGGCAACGTTTCTCTATGGTTATGAGAGCAAGCCGGCACCCAACCCAAGCAGGGCATGA